One stretch of Oncorhynchus clarkii lewisi isolate Uvic-CL-2024 chromosome 3, UVic_Ocla_1.0, whole genome shotgun sequence DNA includes these proteins:
- the LOC139386953 gene encoding bromodomain-containing protein 9-like isoform X7 codes for MGKKHKKHKPEWRTVDDCEDKPFEKQLKLVLKVGGSEITELSGSGHDSSYYDDRSDHERERHKDKKKKKKKKSEKEKDKHVDDEERRRRKEEKRKKREREQNESEAATASASGVGLPTVVPSHTGVAVEPFMLPKIPNIGISFEQQEEKKRKRERSEMEPEVMDQFHPNIKVEVEQQGDRPVRACRTAPESECTPRQQLLEHFLRQLQRKDAHGFFTFPVTDAIAPGYSVIIKHPMDFSTMNDKITDNEYKTVTEFKADFKLMCDNAMVYNRPETVYYKAAKKLLHTGFKMMSKQAAILGDEDLASEEPPPEVISMPVESASAKKSKKPKDIKDMKEVISYLYEPEGNACSLTDSTAEEHVLALVEHAADEAHDRINRYMPNSKMGYLRKEPDGNLLYTVVNQLNPEAKEEETHPVDLSSLSNKLLPGLTTLGFKDDRRHKVTFLSSTYNTQTLQNNSIYPDLLPDEMDLLYSAYGDETGVQCALSIQEFVKGCGNVTKRLVDGLLDKMTAGDHSKAVYQIRQKRNMALPDETKSNIYDMQMADGTGLGEGSSVLDFMSMKSYSDMSLEMSMLNSLGKSVKKEPGHEDGVSQQHFEEAAKLLQEFQEGQVERGGSRPSSNLSSLSGTSDRDQHHLGSPSHLGVGDQSEMVHDPYEFLQSPEPGSTSNS; via the exons ATGGGGAAGAAGCATAAAAAGCACAAGCCGGAGTGGAGAACAGTTGATG ACTGTGAGGACAAGCCTTTTGAGAAGCAGCTGAAGCTGGTGCTCAAAGTGGGAGGAAGTGAGATCACAGAACTCTCAGGCTCCGGCCATGACTCCAGTTACTATGACGACAGGTCAGACCATGAACGAGAGCGCCACAAggacaaaaagaagaagaagaagaaaaagtctGAGAAGGAGAAAGACAAACACGTAgatgatgaggagaggagaagacggaAG gaagagaagaggaagaagagagagcggGAGCAGAATGAATCAGAGGCTGCTACTGCCTCTGCCAGTGGTGTGGGCCTGCCCACTGTTGTGCCCAGTCACACTGGTGTGGCAGTCGAGCCTTTCATGCTGCCAAAGATACCAAACATTGGTATTAGTTTTGAG cagcaggaggagaagaagaggaagagggagaggtctGAGATGGAGCCGGAGGTAATGGACCAGTTTCACCCCAACATCAAGGTAGAGGTGGAGCAACAAGGAGACCGGCCTGTCAGGGCTTGCAGGACAGCCCCGG AGAGTGAGTGCACCCCTCGACAGCAGCTCCTGGAACACTTCCTGCGCCAGCTTCAGAG GAAGGATGCCCATGGGTTCTTCACTTTCCCAGTGACAGACGCCATCGCTCCAGGTTACTCTGTGATAATCAAACACCCCATGGATTTCAGCACCATGAACGACAAGATCACAGACAACGAGTACAAAACCGTCACAGAGTTCAAG GCGGACTTCAAGCTGATGTGTGATAATGCCATGGTGTATAACCGTCCAGAGACCGTTTACTACAAGGCTGCCAAGAAACTGCTGCACACTGGCTTCAAGATGATGAGCAAA CAGGCGGCCATTTTAGGGGACGAGGACTTGGCGTCTGAGGAGCCCCCTCCGGAGGTCATCTCCATGCCCGTGGAGTCGGCGTCGGCCAAGAAATCCAAGAAACCCAAAGACATCAAAGATATGAAGGAAGTCATCAG TTACCTGTATGAGCCAGAGGGGAACGCCTGCAGCCTGACTGACAGCACAGCGGAGGAACACGTTCTGGCCCTGGTGGAGCACGCTGCAGATGAAGCACACGACCGCATCAACCGATACATGCCCAACTCcaag ATGGGTTACCTGAGGAAAGAGCCTGATGGTAATCTGTTGTACACTGTAGTGAATCAGCTGAATCCAGAAGCAAAAG AGGAGGAGACCCACCCTGTGGACCTGAGCTCTCTGTCCAATAAGCTCCTTCCTGGATTAACAACACTGGGTTTCAAAGATGACAGGAGACATAAGG tgacgTTCCTGAGCAGTACCTACAACACCCAGACCCTGCAGAACAACTCCATCTACCCAGACCTGCTGCCTGATGAGATGGACCTGCTCTACTCAGCCTACGGGGATGAGACTGGGGTGCAGTGTGCTCTCAG TATTCAGGAGTTTGTTAAAGGTTGTGGGAACGTTACTAAGCGTTTGGTTGACGGTCTGCTGGATAAGATGACTGCAGGGGACCACTCTAAGGCTGTCTACCAGATCAGACAG AAAAGAAACATGGCGTTACCAGACGAAACCAAGAGCAACATTTACGATATGCAG ATGGCTGATGGGACAGGTCTGGGAGAGGGCAGCTCAGTGCTGGACTTCATGTCCATGAAGAGTTACTCTGACATGTCTCTGGAGATGTCCATGCTCAACTCTTTAG GGAAGTCAGTGAAGAAGGAGCCAGGGCATGAAGACGGGGTCAGCCAGCAGCACTTTGAGGAGGCAGCCAAGCTGCTGCAGGAGTTCCAGGAGGGCcaggtggagaggggaggctCCAGACCCTCCTCTAACCTCTCCTCCCTGTCAGGGACCTCCGACAGGGACCAGCACCACCTGG GGAGTCCCTCACACCTGGGTGTTGGTGACCAGTCTGAGATGGTTCATGACCCCTATGAGTTCCTCCAGTCTCCAGAGCCAGGTTCCACATCCAACAGCTGA
- the LOC139386953 gene encoding bromodomain-containing protein 9-like isoform X6, with the protein MGKKHKKHKPEWRTVDDCEDKPFEKQLKLVLKVGGSEITELSGSGHDSSYYDDRSDHERERHKDKKKKKKKKSEKEKDKHVDDEERRRRKEEKRKKREREQNESEAATASASGVGLPTVVPSHTGVAVEPFMLPKIPNIGISFEQQEEKKRKRERSEMEPEVMDQFHPNIKVEVEQQGDRPVRACRTAPESECTPRQQLLEHFLRQLQRKDAHGFFTFPVTDAIAPGYSVIIKHPMDFSTMNDKITDNEYKTVTEFKADFKLMCDNAMVYNRPETVYYKAAKKLLHTGFKMMSKQAAILGDEDLASEEPPPEVISMPVESASAKKSKKPKDIKDMKEVISSYLYEPEGNACSLTDSTAEEHVLALVEHAADEAHDRINRYMPNSKMGYLRKEPDGNLLYTVVNQLNPEAKEEETHPVDLSSLSNKLLPGLTTLGFKDDRRHKVTFLSSTYNTQTLQNNSIYPDLLPDEMDLLYSAYGDETGVQCALSIQEFVKGCGNVTKRLVDGLLDKMTAGDHSKAVYQIRQKRNMALPDETKSNIYDMQMADGTGLGEGSSVLDFMSMKSYSDMSLEMSMLNSLGKSVKKEPGHEDGVSQQHFEEAAKLLQEFQEGQVERGGSRPSSNLSSLSGTSDRDQHHLGSPSHLGVGDQSEMVHDPYEFLQSPEPGSTSNS; encoded by the exons ATGGGGAAGAAGCATAAAAAGCACAAGCCGGAGTGGAGAACAGTTGATG ACTGTGAGGACAAGCCTTTTGAGAAGCAGCTGAAGCTGGTGCTCAAAGTGGGAGGAAGTGAGATCACAGAACTCTCAGGCTCCGGCCATGACTCCAGTTACTATGACGACAGGTCAGACCATGAACGAGAGCGCCACAAggacaaaaagaagaagaagaagaaaaagtctGAGAAGGAGAAAGACAAACACGTAgatgatgaggagaggagaagacggaAG gaagagaagaggaagaagagagagcggGAGCAGAATGAATCAGAGGCTGCTACTGCCTCTGCCAGTGGTGTGGGCCTGCCCACTGTTGTGCCCAGTCACACTGGTGTGGCAGTCGAGCCTTTCATGCTGCCAAAGATACCAAACATTGGTATTAGTTTTGAG cagcaggaggagaagaagaggaagagggagaggtctGAGATGGAGCCGGAGGTAATGGACCAGTTTCACCCCAACATCAAGGTAGAGGTGGAGCAACAAGGAGACCGGCCTGTCAGGGCTTGCAGGACAGCCCCGG AGAGTGAGTGCACCCCTCGACAGCAGCTCCTGGAACACTTCCTGCGCCAGCTTCAGAG GAAGGATGCCCATGGGTTCTTCACTTTCCCAGTGACAGACGCCATCGCTCCAGGTTACTCTGTGATAATCAAACACCCCATGGATTTCAGCACCATGAACGACAAGATCACAGACAACGAGTACAAAACCGTCACAGAGTTCAAG GCGGACTTCAAGCTGATGTGTGATAATGCCATGGTGTATAACCGTCCAGAGACCGTTTACTACAAGGCTGCCAAGAAACTGCTGCACACTGGCTTCAAGATGATGAGCAAA CAGGCGGCCATTTTAGGGGACGAGGACTTGGCGTCTGAGGAGCCCCCTCCGGAGGTCATCTCCATGCCCGTGGAGTCGGCGTCGGCCAAGAAATCCAAGAAACCCAAAGACATCAAAGATATGAAGGAAGTCATCAG CAGTTACCTGTATGAGCCAGAGGGGAACGCCTGCAGCCTGACTGACAGCACAGCGGAGGAACACGTTCTGGCCCTGGTGGAGCACGCTGCAGATGAAGCACACGACCGCATCAACCGATACATGCCCAACTCcaag ATGGGTTACCTGAGGAAAGAGCCTGATGGTAATCTGTTGTACACTGTAGTGAATCAGCTGAATCCAGAAGCAAAAG AGGAGGAGACCCACCCTGTGGACCTGAGCTCTCTGTCCAATAAGCTCCTTCCTGGATTAACAACACTGGGTTTCAAAGATGACAGGAGACATAAGG tgacgTTCCTGAGCAGTACCTACAACACCCAGACCCTGCAGAACAACTCCATCTACCCAGACCTGCTGCCTGATGAGATGGACCTGCTCTACTCAGCCTACGGGGATGAGACTGGGGTGCAGTGTGCTCTCAG TATTCAGGAGTTTGTTAAAGGTTGTGGGAACGTTACTAAGCGTTTGGTTGACGGTCTGCTGGATAAGATGACTGCAGGGGACCACTCTAAGGCTGTCTACCAGATCAGACAG AAAAGAAACATGGCGTTACCAGACGAAACCAAGAGCAACATTTACGATATGCAG ATGGCTGATGGGACAGGTCTGGGAGAGGGCAGCTCAGTGCTGGACTTCATGTCCATGAAGAGTTACTCTGACATGTCTCTGGAGATGTCCATGCTCAACTCTTTAG GGAAGTCAGTGAAGAAGGAGCCAGGGCATGAAGACGGGGTCAGCCAGCAGCACTTTGAGGAGGCAGCCAAGCTGCTGCAGGAGTTCCAGGAGGGCcaggtggagaggggaggctCCAGACCCTCCTCTAACCTCTCCTCCCTGTCAGGGACCTCCGACAGGGACCAGCACCACCTGG GGAGTCCCTCACACCTGGGTGTTGGTGACCAGTCTGAGATGGTTCATGACCCCTATGAGTTCCTCCAGTCTCCAGAGCCAGGTTCCACATCCAACAGCTGA
- the LOC139386953 gene encoding bromodomain-containing protein 9-like isoform X3: protein MGKKHKKHKPEWRTVDDCEDKPFEKQLKLVLKVGGSEITELSGSGHDSSYYDDRSDHERERHKDKKKKKKKKSEKEKDKHVDDEERRRRKEEKRKKREREQNESEAATASASGVGLPTVVPSHTGVAVEPFMLPKIPNIGISFEQEEKKRKRERSEMEPEVMDQFHPNIKVEVEQQGDRPVRACRTAPESECTPRQQLLEHFLRQLQRKDAHGFFTFPVTDAIAPGYSVIIKHPMDFSTMNDKITDNEYKTVTEFKADFKLMCDNAMVYNRPETVYYKAAKKLLHTGFKMMSKERLLALKRSMSFMQDMDFSQQAAILGDEDLASEEPPPEVISMPVESASAKKSKKPKDIKDMKEVISSYLYEPEGNACSLTDSTAEEHVLALVEHAADEAHDRINRYMPNSKMGYLRKEPDGNLLYTVVNQLNPEAKEEETHPVDLSSLSNKLLPGLTTLGFKDDRRHKVTFLSSTYNTQTLQNNSIYPDLLPDEMDLLYSAYGDETGVQCALSIQEFVKGCGNVTKRLVDGLLDKMTAGDHSKAVYQIRQKRNMALPDETKSNIYDMQMADGTGLGEGSSVLDFMSMKSYSDMSLEMSMLNSLGKSVKKEPGHEDGVSQQHFEEAAKLLQEFQEGQVERGGSRPSSNLSSLSGTSDRDQHHLGSPSHLGVGDQSEMVHDPYEFLQSPEPGSTSNS, encoded by the exons ATGGGGAAGAAGCATAAAAAGCACAAGCCGGAGTGGAGAACAGTTGATG ACTGTGAGGACAAGCCTTTTGAGAAGCAGCTGAAGCTGGTGCTCAAAGTGGGAGGAAGTGAGATCACAGAACTCTCAGGCTCCGGCCATGACTCCAGTTACTATGACGACAGGTCAGACCATGAACGAGAGCGCCACAAggacaaaaagaagaagaagaagaaaaagtctGAGAAGGAGAAAGACAAACACGTAgatgatgaggagaggagaagacggaAG gaagagaagaggaagaagagagagcggGAGCAGAATGAATCAGAGGCTGCTACTGCCTCTGCCAGTGGTGTGGGCCTGCCCACTGTTGTGCCCAGTCACACTGGTGTGGCAGTCGAGCCTTTCATGCTGCCAAAGATACCAAACATTGGTATTAGTTTTGAG caggaggagaagaagaggaagagggagaggtctGAGATGGAGCCGGAGGTAATGGACCAGTTTCACCCCAACATCAAGGTAGAGGTGGAGCAACAAGGAGACCGGCCTGTCAGGGCTTGCAGGACAGCCCCGG AGAGTGAGTGCACCCCTCGACAGCAGCTCCTGGAACACTTCCTGCGCCAGCTTCAGAG GAAGGATGCCCATGGGTTCTTCACTTTCCCAGTGACAGACGCCATCGCTCCAGGTTACTCTGTGATAATCAAACACCCCATGGATTTCAGCACCATGAACGACAAGATCACAGACAACGAGTACAAAACCGTCACAGAGTTCAAG GCGGACTTCAAGCTGATGTGTGATAATGCCATGGTGTATAACCGTCCAGAGACCGTTTACTACAAGGCTGCCAAGAAACTGCTGCACACTGGCTTCAAGATGATGAGCAAA GAGCGGCTGTTAGCACTGAAGCGCAGCATGTCTTTCATGCAGGACATGGATTTCTCTCAGCAGGCGGCCATTTTAGGGGACGAGGACTTGGCGTCTGAGGAGCCCCCTCCGGAGGTCATCTCCATGCCCGTGGAGTCGGCGTCGGCCAAGAAATCCAAGAAACCCAAAGACATCAAAGATATGAAGGAAGTCATCAG CAGTTACCTGTATGAGCCAGAGGGGAACGCCTGCAGCCTGACTGACAGCACAGCGGAGGAACACGTTCTGGCCCTGGTGGAGCACGCTGCAGATGAAGCACACGACCGCATCAACCGATACATGCCCAACTCcaag ATGGGTTACCTGAGGAAAGAGCCTGATGGTAATCTGTTGTACACTGTAGTGAATCAGCTGAATCCAGAAGCAAAAG AGGAGGAGACCCACCCTGTGGACCTGAGCTCTCTGTCCAATAAGCTCCTTCCTGGATTAACAACACTGGGTTTCAAAGATGACAGGAGACATAAGG tgacgTTCCTGAGCAGTACCTACAACACCCAGACCCTGCAGAACAACTCCATCTACCCAGACCTGCTGCCTGATGAGATGGACCTGCTCTACTCAGCCTACGGGGATGAGACTGGGGTGCAGTGTGCTCTCAG TATTCAGGAGTTTGTTAAAGGTTGTGGGAACGTTACTAAGCGTTTGGTTGACGGTCTGCTGGATAAGATGACTGCAGGGGACCACTCTAAGGCTGTCTACCAGATCAGACAG AAAAGAAACATGGCGTTACCAGACGAAACCAAGAGCAACATTTACGATATGCAG ATGGCTGATGGGACAGGTCTGGGAGAGGGCAGCTCAGTGCTGGACTTCATGTCCATGAAGAGTTACTCTGACATGTCTCTGGAGATGTCCATGCTCAACTCTTTAG GGAAGTCAGTGAAGAAGGAGCCAGGGCATGAAGACGGGGTCAGCCAGCAGCACTTTGAGGAGGCAGCCAAGCTGCTGCAGGAGTTCCAGGAGGGCcaggtggagaggggaggctCCAGACCCTCCTCTAACCTCTCCTCCCTGTCAGGGACCTCCGACAGGGACCAGCACCACCTGG GGAGTCCCTCACACCTGGGTGTTGGTGACCAGTCTGAGATGGTTCATGACCCCTATGAGTTCCTCCAGTCTCCAGAGCCAGGTTCCACATCCAACAGCTGA
- the LOC139386953 gene encoding bromodomain-containing protein 9-like isoform X11, whose protein sequence is MGKKHKKHKPEWRTVDDCEDKPFEKQLKLVLKVGGSEITELSGSGHDSSYYDDRSDHERERHKDKKKKKKKKSEKEKDKHVDDEERRRRKEEKRKKREREQNESEAATASASGVGLPTVVPSHTGVAVEPFMLPKIPNIGISFEQQEEKKRKRERSEMEPEVMDQFHPNIKVEVEQQGDRPVRACRTAPESECTPRQQLLEHFLRQLQRKDAHGFFTFPVTDAIAPGYSVIIKHPMDFSTMNDKITDNEYKTVTEFKADFKLMCDNAMVYNRPETVYYKAAKKLLHTGFKMMSKAAILGDEDLASEEPPPEVISMPVESASAKKSKKPKDIKDMKEVISYLYEPEGNACSLTDSTAEEHVLALVEHAADEAHDRINRYMPNSKMGYLRKEPDGNLLYTVVNQLNPEAKEEETHPVDLSSLSNKLLPGLTTLGFKDDRRHKVTFLSSTYNTQTLQNNSIYPDLLPDEMDLLYSAYGDETGVQCALSIQEFVKGCGNVTKRLVDGLLDKMTAGDHSKAVYQIRQKRNMALPDETKSNIYDMQMADGTGLGEGSSVLDFMSMKSYSDMSLEMSMLNSLGKSVKKEPGHEDGVSQQHFEEAAKLLQEFQEGQVERGGSRPSSNLSSLSGTSDRDQHHLGSPSHLGVGDQSEMVHDPYEFLQSPEPGSTSNS, encoded by the exons ATGGGGAAGAAGCATAAAAAGCACAAGCCGGAGTGGAGAACAGTTGATG ACTGTGAGGACAAGCCTTTTGAGAAGCAGCTGAAGCTGGTGCTCAAAGTGGGAGGAAGTGAGATCACAGAACTCTCAGGCTCCGGCCATGACTCCAGTTACTATGACGACAGGTCAGACCATGAACGAGAGCGCCACAAggacaaaaagaagaagaagaagaaaaagtctGAGAAGGAGAAAGACAAACACGTAgatgatgaggagaggagaagacggaAG gaagagaagaggaagaagagagagcggGAGCAGAATGAATCAGAGGCTGCTACTGCCTCTGCCAGTGGTGTGGGCCTGCCCACTGTTGTGCCCAGTCACACTGGTGTGGCAGTCGAGCCTTTCATGCTGCCAAAGATACCAAACATTGGTATTAGTTTTGAG cagcaggaggagaagaagaggaagagggagaggtctGAGATGGAGCCGGAGGTAATGGACCAGTTTCACCCCAACATCAAGGTAGAGGTGGAGCAACAAGGAGACCGGCCTGTCAGGGCTTGCAGGACAGCCCCGG AGAGTGAGTGCACCCCTCGACAGCAGCTCCTGGAACACTTCCTGCGCCAGCTTCAGAG GAAGGATGCCCATGGGTTCTTCACTTTCCCAGTGACAGACGCCATCGCTCCAGGTTACTCTGTGATAATCAAACACCCCATGGATTTCAGCACCATGAACGACAAGATCACAGACAACGAGTACAAAACCGTCACAGAGTTCAAG GCGGACTTCAAGCTGATGTGTGATAATGCCATGGTGTATAACCGTCCAGAGACCGTTTACTACAAGGCTGCCAAGAAACTGCTGCACACTGGCTTCAAGATGATGAGCAAA GCGGCCATTTTAGGGGACGAGGACTTGGCGTCTGAGGAGCCCCCTCCGGAGGTCATCTCCATGCCCGTGGAGTCGGCGTCGGCCAAGAAATCCAAGAAACCCAAAGACATCAAAGATATGAAGGAAGTCATCAG TTACCTGTATGAGCCAGAGGGGAACGCCTGCAGCCTGACTGACAGCACAGCGGAGGAACACGTTCTGGCCCTGGTGGAGCACGCTGCAGATGAAGCACACGACCGCATCAACCGATACATGCCCAACTCcaag ATGGGTTACCTGAGGAAAGAGCCTGATGGTAATCTGTTGTACACTGTAGTGAATCAGCTGAATCCAGAAGCAAAAG AGGAGGAGACCCACCCTGTGGACCTGAGCTCTCTGTCCAATAAGCTCCTTCCTGGATTAACAACACTGGGTTTCAAAGATGACAGGAGACATAAGG tgacgTTCCTGAGCAGTACCTACAACACCCAGACCCTGCAGAACAACTCCATCTACCCAGACCTGCTGCCTGATGAGATGGACCTGCTCTACTCAGCCTACGGGGATGAGACTGGGGTGCAGTGTGCTCTCAG TATTCAGGAGTTTGTTAAAGGTTGTGGGAACGTTACTAAGCGTTTGGTTGACGGTCTGCTGGATAAGATGACTGCAGGGGACCACTCTAAGGCTGTCTACCAGATCAGACAG AAAAGAAACATGGCGTTACCAGACGAAACCAAGAGCAACATTTACGATATGCAG ATGGCTGATGGGACAGGTCTGGGAGAGGGCAGCTCAGTGCTGGACTTCATGTCCATGAAGAGTTACTCTGACATGTCTCTGGAGATGTCCATGCTCAACTCTTTAG GGAAGTCAGTGAAGAAGGAGCCAGGGCATGAAGACGGGGTCAGCCAGCAGCACTTTGAGGAGGCAGCCAAGCTGCTGCAGGAGTTCCAGGAGGGCcaggtggagaggggaggctCCAGACCCTCCTCTAACCTCTCCTCCCTGTCAGGGACCTCCGACAGGGACCAGCACCACCTGG GGAGTCCCTCACACCTGGGTGTTGGTGACCAGTCTGAGATGGTTCATGACCCCTATGAGTTCCTCCAGTCTCCAGAGCCAGGTTCCACATCCAACAGCTGA
- the LOC139386953 gene encoding bromodomain-containing protein 9-like isoform X1, whose amino-acid sequence MGKKHKKHKPEWRTVDDCEDKPFEKQLKLVLKVGGSEITELSGSGHDSSYYDDRSDHERERHKDKKKKKKKKSEKEKDKHVDDEERRRRKEEKRKKREREQNESEAATASASGVGLPTVVPSHTGVAVEPFMLPKIPNIGISFEQQEEKKRKRERSEMEPEVMDQFHPNIKVEVEQQGDRPVRACRTAPESECTPRQQLLEHFLRQLQRKDAHGFFTFPVTDAIAPGYSVIIKHPMDFSTMNDKITDNEYKTVTEFKADFKLMCDNAMVYNRPETVYYKAAKKLLHTGFKMMSKERLLALKRSMSFMQDMDFSQQAAILGDEDLASEEPPPEVISMPVESASAKKSKKPKDIKDMKEVISSYLYEPEGNACSLTDSTAEEHVLALVEHAADEAHDRINRYMPNSKMGYLRKEPDGNLLYTVVNQLNPEAKEEETHPVDLSSLSNKLLPGLTTLGFKDDRRHKVTFLSSTYNTQTLQNNSIYPDLLPDEMDLLYSAYGDETGVQCALSIQEFVKGCGNVTKRLVDGLLDKMTAGDHSKAVYQIRQKRNMALPDETKSNIYDMQMADGTGLGEGSSVLDFMSMKSYSDMSLEMSMLNSLGKSVKKEPGHEDGVSQQHFEEAAKLLQEFQEGQVERGGSRPSSNLSSLSGTSDRDQHHLGSPSHLGVGDQSEMVHDPYEFLQSPEPGSTSNS is encoded by the exons ATGGGGAAGAAGCATAAAAAGCACAAGCCGGAGTGGAGAACAGTTGATG ACTGTGAGGACAAGCCTTTTGAGAAGCAGCTGAAGCTGGTGCTCAAAGTGGGAGGAAGTGAGATCACAGAACTCTCAGGCTCCGGCCATGACTCCAGTTACTATGACGACAGGTCAGACCATGAACGAGAGCGCCACAAggacaaaaagaagaagaagaagaaaaagtctGAGAAGGAGAAAGACAAACACGTAgatgatgaggagaggagaagacggaAG gaagagaagaggaagaagagagagcggGAGCAGAATGAATCAGAGGCTGCTACTGCCTCTGCCAGTGGTGTGGGCCTGCCCACTGTTGTGCCCAGTCACACTGGTGTGGCAGTCGAGCCTTTCATGCTGCCAAAGATACCAAACATTGGTATTAGTTTTGAG cagcaggaggagaagaagaggaagagggagaggtctGAGATGGAGCCGGAGGTAATGGACCAGTTTCACCCCAACATCAAGGTAGAGGTGGAGCAACAAGGAGACCGGCCTGTCAGGGCTTGCAGGACAGCCCCGG AGAGTGAGTGCACCCCTCGACAGCAGCTCCTGGAACACTTCCTGCGCCAGCTTCAGAG GAAGGATGCCCATGGGTTCTTCACTTTCCCAGTGACAGACGCCATCGCTCCAGGTTACTCTGTGATAATCAAACACCCCATGGATTTCAGCACCATGAACGACAAGATCACAGACAACGAGTACAAAACCGTCACAGAGTTCAAG GCGGACTTCAAGCTGATGTGTGATAATGCCATGGTGTATAACCGTCCAGAGACCGTTTACTACAAGGCTGCCAAGAAACTGCTGCACACTGGCTTCAAGATGATGAGCAAA GAGCGGCTGTTAGCACTGAAGCGCAGCATGTCTTTCATGCAGGACATGGATTTCTCTCAGCAGGCGGCCATTTTAGGGGACGAGGACTTGGCGTCTGAGGAGCCCCCTCCGGAGGTCATCTCCATGCCCGTGGAGTCGGCGTCGGCCAAGAAATCCAAGAAACCCAAAGACATCAAAGATATGAAGGAAGTCATCAG CAGTTACCTGTATGAGCCAGAGGGGAACGCCTGCAGCCTGACTGACAGCACAGCGGAGGAACACGTTCTGGCCCTGGTGGAGCACGCTGCAGATGAAGCACACGACCGCATCAACCGATACATGCCCAACTCcaag ATGGGTTACCTGAGGAAAGAGCCTGATGGTAATCTGTTGTACACTGTAGTGAATCAGCTGAATCCAGAAGCAAAAG AGGAGGAGACCCACCCTGTGGACCTGAGCTCTCTGTCCAATAAGCTCCTTCCTGGATTAACAACACTGGGTTTCAAAGATGACAGGAGACATAAGG tgacgTTCCTGAGCAGTACCTACAACACCCAGACCCTGCAGAACAACTCCATCTACCCAGACCTGCTGCCTGATGAGATGGACCTGCTCTACTCAGCCTACGGGGATGAGACTGGGGTGCAGTGTGCTCTCAG TATTCAGGAGTTTGTTAAAGGTTGTGGGAACGTTACTAAGCGTTTGGTTGACGGTCTGCTGGATAAGATGACTGCAGGGGACCACTCTAAGGCTGTCTACCAGATCAGACAG AAAAGAAACATGGCGTTACCAGACGAAACCAAGAGCAACATTTACGATATGCAG ATGGCTGATGGGACAGGTCTGGGAGAGGGCAGCTCAGTGCTGGACTTCATGTCCATGAAGAGTTACTCTGACATGTCTCTGGAGATGTCCATGCTCAACTCTTTAG GGAAGTCAGTGAAGAAGGAGCCAGGGCATGAAGACGGGGTCAGCCAGCAGCACTTTGAGGAGGCAGCCAAGCTGCTGCAGGAGTTCCAGGAGGGCcaggtggagaggggaggctCCAGACCCTCCTCTAACCTCTCCTCCCTGTCAGGGACCTCCGACAGGGACCAGCACCACCTGG GGAGTCCCTCACACCTGGGTGTTGGTGACCAGTCTGAGATGGTTCATGACCCCTATGAGTTCCTCCAGTCTCCAGAGCCAGGTTCCACATCCAACAGCTGA